From a single Stigmatopora argus isolate UIUO_Sarg chromosome 4, RoL_Sarg_1.0, whole genome shotgun sequence genomic region:
- the LOC144073401 gene encoding collagen triple helix repeat-containing protein 1-like isoform X2: protein MMSLLVQRFLLLLACVTLPVYGVEKYGSCMQGPAGTTGRDGNPGANGIPGTPGIPGRDGLKGEKGECVNEIFEEPWRPNYKQCAWNSLNYGIDLGKIADCTFTKLRTDSALRVLFSGSLRLKCKNACCQRWYFTFNGAECTAPLPIESIIYLDQGSPELNSTINIHRTSSVEGLCEGVKAGLVDVAVWVGTCADYPRGDASTGWNSVSRIIIEELPK, encoded by the exons ATGATGTCTCTCCTTGTCCAGCGCTTCTTACTGCTGCTCGCCTGCGTGACTTTACCCGTGTATGGTGTGGAAAAG TATGGCAGCTGCATGCAGGGTCCCGCAGGAACAACCGGCAGAGACGGTAACCCCGGCGCAAATGGCATCCCGGGAACGCCAGGTATCCCTGGACGTGACGGCCTCAAAGGCGAGAAGGGTGAATGTGTCAATGAGATCTTTGAGGAACCCTGGAGGCCTAACTACAAACAGTGTGCCTGGAACTCCTTGAATTATGGGATCGACCTGGGAAAAATTGCA GATTGCACGTTCACCAAGCTGAGAACAGACAGTGCCCTGAGAGTTCTTTTCAGTGGCTCCCTCAGACTCAAGTGCAAGAACGCGTGTTGTCAGCGTTGGTACTTCACTTTCAATGGAGCAGAGTGCACAGCACCACTTCCCATAGAGTCCATCATATACTTGGACCAAGGCAGTCCAGAGCTCAATTCCACCATCAACATTCACAGAACATCTTCAG TGGAAGGACTGTGTGAGGGTGTCAAAGCAGGGTTGGTGGACGTGGCCGTATGGGTGGGGACCTGCGCTGACTATCCCCGCGGCGATGCATCTACAGGATGGAATTCAGTTTCCAGGATTATAATTGAAGAGCTTCCCAAATGA
- the fzd6 gene encoding frizzled-6 has protein sequence MMLLLLSLLWLQRCCAHSLFTCEPIKVHRCLGMSYNMTFFPNMMEHYDQDDAAHKMEPFMPLATLRCSPNVHHFLCQAFFPECTEENTVLHPCKEECEAVMFDCLENIQIFGIIWPPELQCDKLDSCVLQDNSKLPATTPMTSTSVKRDLGFWCPLQLKAKSGHGASFLGAPDCAPPCSNMYFKPHDIEFAKSFIGVCSIICLAATLFTFLTFLIDVKRFRYPERPIIFYAVCYSFVSLIYFIGFLLGNSAACSKAVHSTSVDTVVLGSQSKGCTLLFMLLYFFSIAGIVWWVILTITWFLAAGPKWSCEAIEKKAVWFHSVAWGIPGALTVMLLALNKVEGDNISGVCFVGLYDLEALRYFVIAPLCVGVIVGLFLILAGIISLNHVRQVIQHDERNQEKLKRFMIRIGVFSCLYLVPLVTLLACYIYEQNQRSTWENTWINDRCQEYSIPCSYKKTENERPDFSLFLVKYLMTLIVGISAVFWVSSKKTCSEWAYFFNRTRKTDPISESRRVLQESCEFFLKHNSRVQHKKKHYKSTSHKLKVISKSMGTSTGATPTSASIGAGTSPLENHESHTKGYIKEHLDKGTSSRSSRREDGDREREGGERRSKGGSSCKVSCQSESLHSRVPDERMTPKSEESEVRPVPIVYQHSALSASPSIDDTTNQQVPEVYEERENIKDSNC, from the exons ATGATGTTGCTTCTGTTGAGTCTGCTTTGGCTACAACGCTGCTGTGCTCACAGCCTCTTTACATGCGAGCCCATTAAGGTTCATCGATGCCTGGGAATGTCCTACAATATGACTTTCTTTCCTAACATGATGGAGCACTATGATCAGGATGATGCAGCTCATAAAATGGAG CCATTCATGCCCCTGGCAACTCTTCGCTGTTCTCCAAATGTCCATCACTTCCTGTGCCAGGCCTTTTTCCCAGAATGCACTGAGGAGAACACGGTGCTACATCCATGCAAAGAGGAGTGTGAGGCTGTTATGTTCGATTGTCTGGAGAACATTCAGATTTTTGGCATCATCTGGCCTCCTGAACTCCAGTGTGACAA ACTTGACTCCTGCGTTCTTCAAGACAATTCTAAGCTTCCTGCAACCACCCCAATGACCTCCACATCTGTTAAGAGGGACTTGGGCTTTTGGTGCCCACTGCAATTGAAAGCGAAATCTGGCCACGGTGCCTCATTCCTGGGTGCTCCAGACTGTGCTCCACCTTGTTCCAATATGTATTTCAAACCCCACGATATTGAATTTGCCAAGAGCTTTATTGGCGTATGCTCCATCATCTGCTTGGCTGCCACTCTATTTACCTTTCTTACTTTCCTCATTGATGTCAAACGTTTTCGCTACCCCGAGCGTCCCATAATATTCTATGCTGTTTGCTACAGCTTTGTTTCACTCATATACTTCATTGGCTTCCTGCTGGGCAACAGTGCAGCCTGCAGCAAGGCAGTCCATTCAACTAGTGTGGACACAGTTGTCTTGGGTTCTCAGAGCAAAGGCTGCACACTTCTCTTTATGCTTCTTTACTTCTTCTCAATTGCGGGAATTGTCTGGTGGGTAATACTCACCATCACCTGGTTCCTGGCAGCTGGACCCAAATGGAGCTGCGAAGCCATCGAAAAGAAAGCG GTGTGGTTCCACTCTGTCGCCTGGGGTATCCCTGGGGCATTAACCGTCATGCTGTTAGCTCTGAACAAGGTCGAAGGGGACAACATCAGTGGGGTTTGCTTCGTGGGACTTTACGATTTGGAGGCCCTGCGCTACTTTGTTATCGCTCCTCTGTGTGTGGGCGTCATAGTTGGGCTCTTCCTCATCCTTGCGGGCATCATTTCTCTTAATCACGTGCGGCAGGTTATCCAGCACGATGAGCGCAACCAGGAAAAACTCAAGAGGTTCATGATACGCATTGGCGTGTTCAGTTGCCTCTACCTGGTCCCGCTGGTTACCTTGTTAGCTTGCTACATATATGAACAGAATCAACGCAGCACCTGGGAGAACACATGGATCAATGACCGTTGCCAAGAATACAGCATCCCATGCTCGTACAAG AAAACCGAGAATGAGCGTCCTGACTTCTCTCTGTTCCTGGTAAAGTACTTGATGACCCTGATCGTAGGAATATCTGCAGTATTCTGGGTCAGCAGCAAAAAGACTTGTTCTGAGTGGGCCTACTTCTTCAACAGGACCCGCAAAACTGA TCCTATCAGTGAAAGCCGGCGGGTACTTCAGGAGTCCTGTGAGTTCTTCCTCAAACATAACAGCCGTGTCCAGCAcaagaagaagcactacaagTCAACCTCACATAAACTCAAGGTCATCTCAAAGTCTATGGGGACAAGTACTGGTGCCACACCAACCAGTGCATCGATTGGTGCAGGAACTTCACCTCTGGAAAATCACGAGTCCCACACAAAGGGCTACATAAAGGAGCACTTGGACAAGGGGACTTCTAGCCGAAGCTCCAGGCGTGAAGATGGAGATCGTGAGCGAGAAGGGGGAGAGAGACGTAGCAAAGGAGGGAGTTCTTGTAAAGTTAGTTGTCAATCAGAGAGTTTACACAGCAGAGTACCAGATGAaag AATGACACCAAAGAGTGAGGAGTCAGAAGTCAGACCAGTTCCAATTGTCTACCAGCATTCAGCTTTAAGCGCATCTCCCAGCATCGATGACACCACTAACCAGCAGGTGCCCGAGGTGTATGAGGAGAGAGAAAATATAAAGGACAGCAACTGCTGA
- the LOC144073401 gene encoding collagen triple helix repeat-containing protein 1-like isoform X1 produces MMSLLVQRFLLLLACVTLPVYGVEKVRSRAYRKDPDADKYGSCMQGPAGTTGRDGNPGANGIPGTPGIPGRDGLKGEKGECVNEIFEEPWRPNYKQCAWNSLNYGIDLGKIADCTFTKLRTDSALRVLFSGSLRLKCKNACCQRWYFTFNGAECTAPLPIESIIYLDQGSPELNSTINIHRTSSVEGLCEGVKAGLVDVAVWVGTCADYPRGDASTGWNSVSRIIIEELPK; encoded by the exons ATGATGTCTCTCCTTGTCCAGCGCTTCTTACTGCTGCTCGCCTGCGTGACTTTACCCGTGTATGGTGTGGAAAAGGTGAGAAGTAGAGCATACCGAAAGGATCCTGATGCTGACAAG TATGGCAGCTGCATGCAGGGTCCCGCAGGAACAACCGGCAGAGACGGTAACCCCGGCGCAAATGGCATCCCGGGAACGCCAGGTATCCCTGGACGTGACGGCCTCAAAGGCGAGAAGGGTGAATGTGTCAATGAGATCTTTGAGGAACCCTGGAGGCCTAACTACAAACAGTGTGCCTGGAACTCCTTGAATTATGGGATCGACCTGGGAAAAATTGCA GATTGCACGTTCACCAAGCTGAGAACAGACAGTGCCCTGAGAGTTCTTTTCAGTGGCTCCCTCAGACTCAAGTGCAAGAACGCGTGTTGTCAGCGTTGGTACTTCACTTTCAATGGAGCAGAGTGCACAGCACCACTTCCCATAGAGTCCATCATATACTTGGACCAAGGCAGTCCAGAGCTCAATTCCACCATCAACATTCACAGAACATCTTCAG TGGAAGGACTGTGTGAGGGTGTCAAAGCAGGGTTGGTGGACGTGGCCGTATGGGTGGGGACCTGCGCTGACTATCCCCGCGGCGATGCATCTACAGGATGGAATTCAGTTTCCAGGATTATAATTGAAGAGCTTCCCAAATGA
- the LOC144073433 gene encoding solute carrier family 25 member 32-like, producing the protein MSTGPNHDAIGVSSKNPASAVSLAGHIQQVFRHVKVENLVAGLSGGVVSTLVLHPLDLVKIRFAVSDGLELRPKYNGILHCMKSVWHQEGLRGLYQGVTPNVWGAGASWGLYFFFYNAIKAYVKEGRQTELTATEHLVSAAEAGILTLTITNPIWVTKTRLVLQYSSDPTSKQYKGMLDALLKIYRTEGVPGLYRGYIPGLFGTSHGALQFMAYEELKRDYNQYKKVPSDAKLNALEYITMAALSKIFAVATTYPYQVVRARLQDQHNSYNGLIDVIKRTWRNEGPIGFYKGIVPNLIRVTPACCITFLVYENVSRFLLDPR; encoded by the exons ATGAGCACCGGCCCAAATCATGATGCCATTGGCGTTAGTAGTAAAAACCCGGCATCTGCAGTGTCACTCGCTGGACATATCCAGCAGGTTTTCAGACATGTGAAGGTAGAAAACCTGGTCGCAGGACTCAGCGGAGGTGTTGTCTCAACACTGGTTCTGCATCCTCTCGACCTGGTCAAAATCAGGTTTGCAG TGAGTGATGGTTTGGAATTGAGACCCAAGTATAATGGTATACTGCATTGTATGAAGAGCGTGTGGCACCAGGAGGGACTAAGGGGACTCTATCAAGGAGTCACCCCCAacgtgtggggtgctggagcctcttggGGGctctactttttttt CTACAATGCAATAAAAGCTTATGTAAAGGAAGGCCGCCAAACAGAACTGACAGCTACAGAGCATCTGGTGTCCGCAGCCGAAGCAG GCATTTTGACACTCACCATAACTAACCCCATTTGGGTGACTAAGACCAGGCTTGTACTGCAGTACAGTTCAGACCCAACTAGTAAACAATACAAGGGGATGCTGGATGCCTTGCTCAAGATCTATCGCACAGAGGGAGTGCCAGGCCTCTACAGG GGTTACATTCCTGGACTATTTGGAACGTCTCACGGTGCACTCCAATTCATGGCCTACGAGGAACTCAAGAGAGACTACAATCAATACAAGAAAGTTCCTTCTGATGCAAAGCTT AATGCATTGGAATACATCACGATGGCAGCACTATCCAAAATCTTCGCTGTGGCTACAACATACCCATATCAAGTGGTCCGCGCTCGACTGCAAGACCAGCACAATAGCTATAACGGTCTTATTGATGTCATCAAACGGACGTGGAG GAATGAAGGCCCCATTGGGTTCTACAAAGGCATCGTCCCCAACTTGATTCGTGTCACTCCAGCATGCTGCATTACATTTTTAGTTTATGAAAATGTCTCCCGCTTCCTCCTTGATCCAAGGTGA